The Mercurialis annua linkage group LG2, ddMerAnnu1.2, whole genome shotgun sequence genome contains a region encoding:
- the LOC126669612 gene encoding 50S ribosomal protein L24, chloroplastic, whose protein sequence is MAAAAPMAATTALQSSITSLSLSSNSFFGQRLSFPSLATTASPVKTPENQCLIVARLKRWERKECKPNSLPILHKMHVKIGDTVKVIAGDDKGKVGEVTKIFRHNSSVVVNEINLKTKHVKSKEEGEPGQIIKIEAPIHSSNVMLYSKEKDVVSRVGHKVLDDGKRVRYLIKTGEIIDGVENWKTLKEGKKTEVAAAS, encoded by the exons ATGGCGGCAGCAGCACCAATGGCTGCAACAACAGCACTTCAGAGCTCAATCACTTCTCTGTCCCTCTCTTCTAACTCTTTCTTCGGCCAACGCCTCTCCTTTCCCTCTCTCGCTACTACTGCTTCACCA GTGAAGACACCTGAAAATCAATGTCTCATTGTTGCAAGG CTTAAACGATGGGAGCGGAAGGAATGCAAGCCAAACAGTCTCCCAATTTTACACAAAATGCACGTTAAGATTGGAGACACAGTTAAAGTGATAGCTGGAGATGACAAAGGGAAAGTTGGAGAGGTTACTAAAATTTTCAGGCATAACAGCTCTGTGGTAGTAAATGAAATAAACCTGAAGACAAAGCATGTGAAGAGTAAAGAAGAAGGGGAACCTGGACAGATTATTAAG ATTGAAGCTCCTATTCACAGCTCCAATGTGATGCTCTACTCAAAAGAAAAGGACGTAGTCAGCCGCGTGGGTCATAAAGTCCTTGACGACGGAAAGCGAGTTCGTTACCTCATAAAAACTGGCGAAATTATTGATGGAGTAGAGAACTGGAAGACACTAAAGGAAGGGAAGAAAACCGAAGTAGCTGCTGCTTCATAG
- the LOC126670114 gene encoding calcium/calmodulin-regulated receptor-like kinase 1 isoform X2 yields the protein MKGESSGLIIGISIGVVIGVLLAILGFIGFRYHRKRSQIGNSSSRRAAAIPIRANGADSCTILSDSTLGPESPVKSGRNGMSFWLDGIKKSNVVAGSGIPEYSYKDLQKATFNFTSLIGQGAFGPVYKAQMSSGEIVAVKVLATDSKQGEKEFHTEVMLLGRLHHRNLVNLVGYCAEKSQHMLIYVYMSKGSLASHLYSENHEPLSWDLRVYIALDVARGLDYLHDGAVPPVIHRDIKSSNILLDHSMRARVADFGLSREEMVDSHAANVRGTFGYLDPEYISTRNFTKKSDVYSYGVLLFELIAGRNPQQGLMEYVELAAMNTEGKVGWEEIVDSRLDGKFDVEELNEVAALAYKCINRVAKKRPAMRDIVQVLTRVLKLRHNRKHKKSLSAATADEVSIDIDQLEVKTPVSDCHRRDESMDSTDTCEIR from the exons ATGAAAGGGGAGTCATCTGGATTGATTATTGGGATTTCCATTGGAGTGGTGATTGGAGTGCTTTTGGCTATTTTAGGATTTATCGGTTTTCGATACCATAGGAAGAGATCACAGATTGGGAATAGCAGTTCGAGGAGGGCTGCAGCTATTCCTATTCGAGCTAATGGTGCGGATTCATGTACTATTTTATCAGATTCAACTCTTGGTCCGGAATCTCCGGTTAAATCTGGACGTAATGGCATGTCCTTTTGGCTCGACGGAATTAAGAAGAGTAATGTAGTGGCAGGGTCTGGAATACCGGAGTATTCTTACAA GGATCTGCAAAAAGCAACCTTTAATTTTACATCATTAATTGGACAAGGAGCATTTGGTCCTGTATATAAAGCTCAAATGTCATCTGGTGAGATAGTAGCTGTTAAAGTGCTTGCTACTGATTCCAAACAAGGGGAGAAAGAGTTTCATACTGAG GTTATGCTCTTGGGAAGGTTACATCACAGAAATCTGGTGAATTTAGTCGGATATTGTGCAGAAAAGAGTCAACATATGCTTATATATGTCTATATGAGTAAAGGAAGCCTGGCGTCTCATTTGTATA GTGAGAACCATGAACCATTGAGCTGGGACTTGCGCGTTTATATTGCTTTGGATGTTGCGAGGGGGCTGGATTACCTTCACGATGGG GCAGTTCCTCCTGTGATTCATCGGGATATTAAATCTTCCAACATTCTGTTGGATCACTCTATGCGAGCCAGG GTTGCTGATTTTGGTCTTTCAAGGGAAGAGATGGTAGACAGTCACGCAGCTAATGTACGAGGAACTTTTGGATATCTAGATCCTGAGTACATATCTACAAGGAACTTCACAAAGAAAAGCGATGTCTATAGTTATGGAGTTCTGCTCTTTGAACTTATAGCTGGCAGAAATCCTCAACAAGGTCTCATGGAATACGTCGAACTA GCTGCAATGAATACGGAGGGTAAAGTCGGGTGGGAAGAAATTGTAGATTCCCGACTAGATGGGAAATTCGATGTGGAAGAGCTAAACGAGGTAGCAGCTCTTGCATATAAATGTATCAATCGTGTGGCGAAAAAACGACCAGCCATGAGAGACATTGTGCAAGTACTGACAAGGGTCCTGAAGCTGAGGCACAACAGAAAACATAAAAAGTCACTTTCTGCTGCCACAGCCGATGAAGTTTCTATCGACATTGATCAACTAGAAGTCAAAACTCCAGTTTCCGATTGCCATCGGAGAGACGAGTCCATGGACAGCACTGACACTTGTGAAATTAGATGA
- the LOC126670114 gene encoding calcium/calmodulin-regulated receptor-like kinase 1 isoform X1, which yields MVIKEMKGESSGLIIGISIGVVIGVLLAILGFIGFRYHRKRSQIGNSSSRRAAAIPIRANGADSCTILSDSTLGPESPVKSGRNGMSFWLDGIKKSNVVAGSGIPEYSYKDLQKATFNFTSLIGQGAFGPVYKAQMSSGEIVAVKVLATDSKQGEKEFHTEVMLLGRLHHRNLVNLVGYCAEKSQHMLIYVYMSKGSLASHLYSENHEPLSWDLRVYIALDVARGLDYLHDGAVPPVIHRDIKSSNILLDHSMRARVADFGLSREEMVDSHAANVRGTFGYLDPEYISTRNFTKKSDVYSYGVLLFELIAGRNPQQGLMEYVELAAMNTEGKVGWEEIVDSRLDGKFDVEELNEVAALAYKCINRVAKKRPAMRDIVQVLTRVLKLRHNRKHKKSLSAATADEVSIDIDQLEVKTPVSDCHRRDESMDSTDTCEIR from the exons ATGG TCATTAAGGAAATGAAAGGGGAGTCATCTGGATTGATTATTGGGATTTCCATTGGAGTGGTGATTGGAGTGCTTTTGGCTATTTTAGGATTTATCGGTTTTCGATACCATAGGAAGAGATCACAGATTGGGAATAGCAGTTCGAGGAGGGCTGCAGCTATTCCTATTCGAGCTAATGGTGCGGATTCATGTACTATTTTATCAGATTCAACTCTTGGTCCGGAATCTCCGGTTAAATCTGGACGTAATGGCATGTCCTTTTGGCTCGACGGAATTAAGAAGAGTAATGTAGTGGCAGGGTCTGGAATACCGGAGTATTCTTACAA GGATCTGCAAAAAGCAACCTTTAATTTTACATCATTAATTGGACAAGGAGCATTTGGTCCTGTATATAAAGCTCAAATGTCATCTGGTGAGATAGTAGCTGTTAAAGTGCTTGCTACTGATTCCAAACAAGGGGAGAAAGAGTTTCATACTGAG GTTATGCTCTTGGGAAGGTTACATCACAGAAATCTGGTGAATTTAGTCGGATATTGTGCAGAAAAGAGTCAACATATGCTTATATATGTCTATATGAGTAAAGGAAGCCTGGCGTCTCATTTGTATA GTGAGAACCATGAACCATTGAGCTGGGACTTGCGCGTTTATATTGCTTTGGATGTTGCGAGGGGGCTGGATTACCTTCACGATGGG GCAGTTCCTCCTGTGATTCATCGGGATATTAAATCTTCCAACATTCTGTTGGATCACTCTATGCGAGCCAGG GTTGCTGATTTTGGTCTTTCAAGGGAAGAGATGGTAGACAGTCACGCAGCTAATGTACGAGGAACTTTTGGATATCTAGATCCTGAGTACATATCTACAAGGAACTTCACAAAGAAAAGCGATGTCTATAGTTATGGAGTTCTGCTCTTTGAACTTATAGCTGGCAGAAATCCTCAACAAGGTCTCATGGAATACGTCGAACTA GCTGCAATGAATACGGAGGGTAAAGTCGGGTGGGAAGAAATTGTAGATTCCCGACTAGATGGGAAATTCGATGTGGAAGAGCTAAACGAGGTAGCAGCTCTTGCATATAAATGTATCAATCGTGTGGCGAAAAAACGACCAGCCATGAGAGACATTGTGCAAGTACTGACAAGGGTCCTGAAGCTGAGGCACAACAGAAAACATAAAAAGTCACTTTCTGCTGCCACAGCCGATGAAGTTTCTATCGACATTGATCAACTAGAAGTCAAAACTCCAGTTTCCGATTGCCATCGGAGAGACGAGTCCATGGACAGCACTGACACTTGTGAAATTAGATGA